A single region of the Eleginops maclovinus isolate JMC-PN-2008 ecotype Puerto Natales chromosome 4, JC_Emac_rtc_rv5, whole genome shotgun sequence genome encodes:
- the tox3 gene encoding TOX high mobility group box family member 3: MDVRFYPTAGGNSIPGEPANLDFSHCLGYYNFNKFQNNNNNYMNMAEANGALLAAGDTFHTPSLGDEEFEIPPITPPPETESGMGLSDVDSPYPAMPEPPVPHRGLLIPQFPPQSLDLPSITISRNMMDQEGLSINNGQPVNVGPGHLRQYSANPAMVMKSIISMNSPNGMLSRNQLTTINQSQLNAQLSLNMAGPNIAHTSPSPPASKSATPSPSSSINEDDQEESNRVIGEKRPAPIDPVKKPKTPKKKKKKDPNEPQKPVSAYALFFRDTQAAIKGQNPNATFGEVSKIVASMWDGLGEEQKQVYKSKTESAKKEYLKALAAYRASLVSKAAAESAEAQTIRSVQQTLASTSLSPGLVMPSPLIQHPSMSAASLALQQGIPRAIAPKPLQMRLGGNQIVTSVTVSHQNMSPGMPQQMHGQMGAGGGMVAGAQSTAVSQMSPPMQPVQQHAMQQIQQQQQMQQHLQHHQMQQQQMHHQQIQQQMQHQHFQHHLQQQLQQHHMQQQQQHQQQQQQQQQQQQQQQQQQQQQQQQQQQQQQQQHMQMQHMQMQHQLHQQQIQHLQQQQHQAQCSPPQHSPGTPHSVGGSASLGSPQPASQQQPHPSQIQAHAQVLSQVSIY, encoded by the exons TTCcagaataacaacaacaactacatgAACATGGCCGAGGCAAACGGGGCCCTGCTTGCTGCTGGGGAT ACCTTCCATACACCCAGCCTGGGAGACGAGGAGTTTGAGATTCCTCCCATCACACCTCCACCTGAGACGGAGTCTGGTATGGGTCTTTCGGACGTGGACTCACCTTACCCAGCCATGCCGGAGCCCCCAGTTCCTCACAGGGGGCTGTTAATCCCTCAGTTCCCCCCTCAGAGTCTGGATCTGCCCTCTATTACCATCTCACGCAACATGATGGACCAGGAAGGGCTGTCCATCAACAACGGCCAACCTGTG AATGTTGGACCAGGCCATCTGCGCCAGTACTCTGCCAACCCGGCCATGGTGATGAAGTCCATCATCAGCATGAACAGCCCCAACGGGATGTTGTCACGCAATCAGCTGACCACCATCAACCAATCCCAGCTCAACGCACAGCTGAGCTTAAACATGGCGGGACCAAACATCGCCCACACCTCCCCTTCCCCGCCCGCCAGCAAGTCCGCCACGCCGTCCCCCTCGAGCTCAATCAACGAGGACGACCAGGAGGAAAGCAACAGG GTGATTGGAGAGAAGCGGCCAGCCCCCATAGATCCTGTAAAGAAGCCCAAGACacccaagaagaagaagaagaaggatcCCAATGAGCCTCAGAAGCCGGTGTCAGCTTACGCCCTGTTCTTCAGAGACACCCAGGCCGCTATTAAGGGTCAGAATCCCAACGCCACCTTTGGAGAGGTGTCCAAGATCGTGGCCTCCATGTGGGACGGTCTGGGAGAGGAGCAGAAGCAG GTttacaaaagcaaaacagaatCTGCCAAGAAAGAATATTTAAAAGCTCTCGCCGCATATCGTGCGAGCCTGGTTTCCAAG GCTGCAGCAGAATCAGCTGAGGCCCAGACTATCCGCTCCGTGCAGCAGACCCTGGCCTCCACCAGCCTGTCCCCTGGCCTGGTGATGCCTTCACCCCTCATCCAGCACCCCTCCATGTCGGCAGCTTCCCTTGCCCTACAACAAGGCATACCACGGGCCATCGCCCCAAAACCTCTGCAGATGAGACTAGGGGGCAACCAGATCGTGACCTCGGTGACAGTCTCCCACCAGAACATGTCCCCCGGGATGCCACAGCAGATGCACGGCCAGATGGGTGCCGGAGGGGGCATGGTGGCGGGTGCCCAGTCCACAGCAGTGTCTCAGATGAGCCCACCGATGCAGCCGGTGCAGCAGCATGCCATGCAGCagatccagcagcagcagcagatgcagcagcaTCTCCAACACCAtcagatgcagcagcagcaaatgcACCACCAGCAGATCCAGCAGCAGATGCAGCATCAGCATTTCCAACACCACCTCcagcaacagctgcagcagcaccacatgcagcagcagcaacaacaccaacaacaacagcagcagcagcagcagcaacagcaacagcagcaacaacaacaacaacaacaacaacaacagcagcagcagcagcagcagcagcagcacatgcaGATGCAGCACATGCAGATGCAGCACCAGCTGCACCAGCAGCAGATTCaacatctccagcagcagcagcaccaggcCCAGTGTTCTCCCCCTCAGCACTCCCCCGGTACTCCCCATTCAGTGGGAGGCTCTGCATCGCTCGGCAGCCCCCAGCCAGCCTCACAGCAGCAACCACACCCCTCCCAAATCCAGGCCCACGCCCAGGTCCTGTCCCAAGTCAGCATTTACTGA